A single Anopheles arabiensis isolate DONGOLA chromosome 2, AaraD3, whole genome shotgun sequence DNA region contains:
- the LOC120893887 gene encoding probable ATP-dependent RNA helicase kurz has protein sequence MGKRRFNEKGRQKVETIIDDSETKKIKLDFAPGDEYGGQDNSNVLVLPSKKRETKIKKDRTVVTKILSKKQRKRLEKIVDQKKKKENRSSLIASLVAVQASKDDLSGFRKLSEVQTKGLKQHFKEQKYGVTYVEKPVNNAKESGVAKIKSLVGSRRKRLALLRQADPASVEEVEGEYDPNVVGLNDPSSSEDESEEEVEEEGEEGNEQEEEESEQESAQEDENEEVDKNQSEQESITEEGSKKVENAPPEDVKQPNGEKEKPTVVDRKPATYIHVERDPAIQAARLKLPILGEEQIIMETISENKITILAGETGSGKTTQIPQFLYEAGYGERGLIGVTEPRRVAAVSMSKRVAHEMNLTTDVVSYLIRYEGNVTDRTKIKFMTDGVLLKEIEVDFLLNKYSCIILDEAHERSVYTDILMGLLSRIVRLREKRGNNPLRVIIMSATLRVQDFTENKKLFLDTPPVINIDSRQFPVTVHFNKTTPDDYLREAFLKTVKIHTKLPDGGILVFLTGQKEVNTMVRKLRKMFPLRGDKEGVRTSKKVDEKKEEVVKDEEDEFDNVYRGKPAHKPPKAKSSRRQKRDQLPVLPQINLDAYDLPHVDDTEGDRAEENDTASELDSDSDDDELNAANLSASVSELRKSQPLWVLPLYSMLSPDKQQLIFQPPPEGARLCVVATNVAETSLTIPDIKYVVDTGRQKTKLYDKTTGVTAFVVTYTSKASANQRAGRAGRVAPGHCYRLYSSAVFNDEFVEFAPPEVQQKPVDGLMLQMKCMGIDKVLNFPFPSPPDPVQLMSAEQRLLQLGALEQVIVRDGGQKVQKNQTLTRVTELGRTMAAFPVAPRFGKMLALSHQHALLPYVICLVAALSVQEVLEEVSLSEESNNTESGKRWRQKRKIWAGTGESLLLGDLMILLKAVGAAEHAHSKGVLEEFCTENGIRLKAIREIRKLRIQLTNEVNANLLGMNLAVDPDMAPPTATQIRLLRQLLLIGNADQIARKLPESDIKLKTDARKLKHAYNLPMIDEPVFLHASSVLRREQPEWVCYQEAYEAIVPGVVGEEGSDKMKMFVRGITAIEPDWLPKFVPNVCNAIDVLEEPIPPAYNAATDTIECHVRATFGKTSWELPASVVEMPKNMLRCKYFLKFILQGIVFKQLKPFRKSLLSSPDSVLKLYSTAVPRIDAALKVMLANELFNAQRFHELWQADPKFFCREYADFLPVSCHEDVAKLWPPVE, from the exons atGGGTAAACGAAGGTTCAACGAAAAGGGTCGCCAAAAGGTGGAAACCATCATCGATGATTCGGAAACGAAGAAG ATCAAACTAGACTTCGCACCCGGCGACGAGTACGGAGGGCAGGACAACTCAAACGTGCTGGTACTGCCGTCAAAGAAGCGCGAGACCAAAATCAAGAAAGACCGTACGGTGGTGACAAAAATCTTGTCGAAAAAGCAACGCAAACGGCTGGAAAAGATTGTCgatcagaagaagaaaaaggaaaatcgcTCCTCGCTCATTGCCTCACTAGTGGCCGTGCAGGCGTCGAAGGACGACTTGAGTGGCTTTCGGAAGTTGAGCGAGGTGCAGACGAAAGGGTTGAAGCAACATTTCAAGGAGCAAAAGTATGGCGTTACCTACGTGGAGAAACCGGTCAACAATGCGAAGGAATCGGGCGTGGCCAAGATCAAAAGTTTGGTCGGTAGTCGCCGGAAGCGGTTGGCCTTACTGCGCCAGGCAGATCCAGCATCGGTGGAAGAGGTGGAAGGTGAATATGATCCCAATGTGGTCGGGTTGAACGATCCGTCCTCGAGTGAAGATGAATCGGAGGAAGAAGTGGAAGAGGAAGGAGAAGAGGGAAACGagcaggaggaagaggagagcGAACAGGAATCCGCTCAAGAGGATGAAAACGAAGaggtagacaaaaatcaatcgGAACAAGAGTCGATTACAGAGGAAGGTAGTAAAAAGGTAGAAAATGCACCTCCCGAGGATGTGAAGCAGCCCAATGGCGAGAAAGAGAAGCCCACTGTGGTGGATCGAAAACCAGCCACCTACATTCACGTGGAGCGCGATCCCGCAATCCAAGCAGCCCGTTTGAAGCTTCCGATTCTGGGCGAAGAGCAGATAATTATGGAAACGAtaagtgaaaacaaaataaccaTCCTAGCCGGTGAAACGGGAAGCGGGAAAACGACCCAAATCCCGCAATTCCTCTACGAAGCTGGTTATGGCGAACGGGGGCTGATCGGTGTTACCGAACCGCGGCGTGTGGCAGCCGTCTCCATGTCGAAGCGTGTCGCCCACGAGATGAACCTGACGACCGACGTCGTCTCGTACCTGATCCGATACGAAGGCAACGTGACGGACAGGACAAAGATCAAGTTCATGACGGACGGTGTGCTGCTGAAAGAGATCGAGGTGGACTTTCTGCTCAACAAGTACTCCTGCATCATACTGGACGAGGCGCACGAGCGGAGCGTCTACACCGACATCCTCATGGGGTTGCTGTCGCGCATCGTTCGGTTGCGCGAAAAGCGTGGCAACAATCCGCTGCGCGTAATCATCATGTCGGCCACGTTGCGCGTGCAGGATTTTACGGAAAACAAGAAACTGTTCCTGGACACACCGCCCGTCATTAATATCGATTCGCGCCAGTTTCCCGTGACGGTGCACTTTAACAAAACTACGCCGGACGATTATTTGCGCGAAGCTTTTCTGAAGACGGTGAAAATTCACACCAAACTGCCGGACGGTGGTATACTGGTGTTTTTGACCGGTCAGAAGGAGGTAAACACGATGGTGCGCAAACTGCGCAAGATGTTCCCATTGCGCGGGGACAAGGAGGGCGTAAGGACCAGTAAGAAAGTGGATGAGAAGAAGGAGGAGGTGGTGAAAGACGAAGAGGACGAATTTGATAATGTGTACCGGGGCAAGCCGGCCCACAAACCGCCCAAAGCGAAATCGAGCAGAAGGCAGAAACGTGATCAGCTCCCCGTACTGCCGCAAATCAACCTGGATGCGTACGATCTACCGCACGTCGACGATACCGAGGGTGACCGGGCGGAAGAGAACGACACGGCCAGTGAGCTGGACTCGGACtcggacgacgacgagctgAACGCGGCCAACCTTTCCGCCAGCGTGTCCGAACTGCGTAAAAGTCAACCGCTGTGGGTGTTGCCGCTGTACTCGATGCTATCGCCGGACAAGCAGCAGCTGATCTTCCAACCCCCGCCGGAAGGCGCTCGGCTGTGCGTGGTCGCCACGAACGTGGCCGAAACGTCGCTCACCATCCCGGACATCAAGTATGTGGTCGACACGGGCCGGCAGAAGACGAAGCTGTACGACAAAACGACGGGCGTGACCGCGTTCGTGGTGACGTACACGAGCAAAGCGTCGGCAAACCAGCGTGCTGGGCGGGCGGGACGTGTCGCACCCGGGCACTGCTATCGGCTCTACTCCAGTGCCGTGTTTAACGACGAGTTTGTAGAGTTTGCACCGCCCGAGGTGCAGCAGAAACCCGTCGACGGGTTGATGCTGCAGATGAAGTGTATGGGCATTGATAAGGTGCTGAATTTCCCCTTTCCCTCACCGCCCGATCCGGTGCAGCTGATGTCGGCCGAGCAGCGGCTGCTGCAGCTCGGCGCACTGGAGCAAGTGATTGTCCGGGACGGTGGCCAGAAGGTGCAGAAGAATCAAACGCTTACGCGCGTCACCGAGCTGGGGCGTACGATGGCCGCCTTTCCAGTGGCGCCACGATTCGGGAAGATGCTAGCGCTCAGCCATCAGCATGCGCTGCTCCCGTACGTGATCTGTCTCGTGGCGGCCCTGTCCGTGCAGGAAGTGCTGGAGGAGGTTTCGCTGTCCGAGGAGTCCAACAACACGGAAAGCGGTAAGCGCTGGCGCCAGAAGCGGAAGATTTGGGCCGGGACGGGCGAATCGTTGCTGCTCGGTGATCTCATGATACTGCTGAAAGCGGTCGGTGCGGCCGAGCACGCCCACAGCAAGGGTGTGCTGGAAGAGTTTTGCACCGAAAATGGGATCCGGTTGAAAGCGATCCGCGAAATTCGAAAGCTGCGCATCCAGCTAACGAACGAGGTGAACGCCAACCTGCTCGGCATGAACCTGGCCGTCGATCCGGATATGGCACCACCGACCGCAACACAAATCCGGCTTCTtcggcagctgctgctgatcggcAATGCGGATCAGATCGCGCGCAAACTGCCCGAGAGTGACATTAAGCTGAAGACGGATGCGCGCAAGCTGAAGCATGCGTACAATCTGCCCATGATTGATGAGCCCGTGTTTCTGCACGCGAGTTCCGTGCTGCGGCGGGAGCAGCCCGAGTGGGTATGCTACCAGGAGGCGTACGAAGCGATTGTACCGGGCGTCGTCGGGGAGGAGGGAAGCGATAAGATGAAAATGTTCGTCCGCGGCATCACCGCCATCGAGCCGGACTGGTTGCCCAAGTTTGTGCCGAACGTGTGCAACGCGATCGACGTGCTGGAGGAACCGATCCCACCGGCGTACAATGCGGCCACCGATACGATCGAATGTCACGTGAGGGCGACGTTCGGCAAGACGAGCTGGGAGTTGCCGGCGTCCGTGGTGGAGATGCCCAAAAACATGCTTCGATGCAA ATACTTTTTAAAGTTTATCCTGCAAGGGATAGTTTTTAAGCAGCTGAAACCGTTCCGGAAATCGTTACTTTCGTCCCCGGACTCGGTGCTGAAGCTGTACTCCACGGCCGTCCCCCGTATCGATGCGGCGTTGAAGGTGATGCTGGCGAACGAGCTGTTCAATGCGCAGCGATTCCACGAGCTGTGGCAAGCGGATCCAAAGT TTTTCTGCCGTGAATATGCTGACTTTCTGCCAGTTTCCTGCCACGAGGATGTTGCTAAACTGTGGCCCCCGGTGGAGTAA
- the LOC120893889 gene encoding ribosomal RNA processing protein 1 homolog, producing MVVKEDTADAEGTSAIPMMEDDGKPASKRAIIAQEIKFARTLAGNDATMRRRVLKNLKTWLTTRSQSTFVFSDLDFMRLWKGLFYCMWMSDKPLVQEELAESLGSLVRCFDHDVPVAMQFFKAFLVTMGNEWFGIDRWRLDKFMMLVRRVTRQAMFALHEAGWQKEHVERFKQTIDETILNRDVVSYGLMNHFNDLFLNELAKVTNGDIPKEAVTQILEVFVQALLKTDDGSVSASIKKNIFHALMQQSELGQEFQEKFEMWKSHNFVTGNIENVDFVVENEEEEGEEDADDEEAAEEGEEETQQVEEGEEEQTEADDAERDEDGAEEERVLDPRAGRVSVDVPQIEFDPQEIIELFETYRYKSFVKTKGKKRALQLVKQFKKFADGVFPIGVKRIPSINPKDYHVDLDEQVMELEKYRSDLVGEKRKSLKELRKERRHAKKLLREKQEAKAKAKAKATAAADGDDDDDEEGEHASGENGEAADEQDGAQEEQSENVATPATEKTKKKRRVRPTKMNPAMARKQAKLELLERKREEKMKLLKERLKKKKNKAPSDAETDAVPQLVPIAQPEVPAEVASSKAKKLKPAPVPTAIEATAESEATTPTASGKKKQQGKVKPTAPKPDSKPFETKDEWSEPLKEGEEEYFIPARKMTPITARLEKPPKAAAKVNLGKRVASGGATDDGEEPVTPARKRVKIALNKNVAQDLVEHIKQVKSSPQLPFDSAKKPSKSLLKPNLIPSPINPFYKKKFGLK from the exons ATGGTAGTCAAAGAGGACACCGCAGACGCGGAAGGAACGTCGGCAATACCGATGATGGAGGACGACGGGAAGCCCGCCAGTAAACGGGCAATCATTGCGCAGGAGATCAAGTTCGCACGGACCCTTGCCGGTAATGATGCTACGATGCGGCGCAGGGTGCTGAAGAATCTAAAGACCTGGCTAACCACACGCAGCCAGAGCACGTTCG TTTTTAGCGATTTGGACTTTATGCGGCTCTGGAAGGGGCTGTTCTATTGTATGTGGATGTCGGACAAACCGCTGGTGCAGGAGGAGCTGGCCGAGTCGCTCGGTTCGCTGGTGCGGTGCTTTGACCATGACGTTCCGGTAGCGATGCAGTTCTTCAAGGCGTTCCTCGTCACCATGGGCAACGAGTGGTTCGGTATTGACCGTTGGCGGTTAGACAAGTTCATGATG CTGGTACGACGGGTAACGCGGCAGGCCATGTTTGCGCTGCACGAAGCCGGCTGGCAGAAGGAGCACGTGGAGCGCTTCAAGCAAACGATCGACGAAACCATACTGAACCGCGACGTCGTCTCGTACGGGCTGATGAACCATTTCAACGATCTGTTCCTAAACGAGCTGGCCAAGGTGACGAACGGGGACATCCCGAAGGAGGCGGTAACGCAGATACTGGAGGTGTTCGTACAGGCGCTGCTCAAAACGGACGACGGCTCGGTGAGCGCTTCGATCAAGAAGAACATCTTCCACGCCCTGATGCAGCAGTCCGAGCTTGGGCAGGAGTTTCAGGAGAAGTTTGAAATGTGGAAAAGTCACAACTTTGTCACGGGCAACATTGAAAATGTAGATTTTGTGGTGGAaaatgaggaggaggagggtgaAGAAGATGCGGATGATGAAGAAGCAGCAGAGGAAGGTGAAGAGGAAACTCAGCAGGTAGAGGAAGGGGAGGAGGAGCAAACCGAAGCTGACGATGCGGAGCGAGACGAGGATGGAGCGGAGGAAGAAAGGGTGCTAGATCCCCGTGCCGGCCGCGTGAGCGTGGACGTTCCCCAGATTGAGTTCGATCCGCAGGAAATCATCGAACTGTTCGAAACGTATCGCTACAAATCGTTCGTGAAGACGAAGGGCAAGAAGCGGGCGCTGCAGCTGGTGAAGCAGTTCAAAAAGTTCGCCGACGGTGTGTTCCCGATCGGCGTGAAGCGCATTCCGAGCATCAACCCGAAGGACTACCACGTGGACCTTGACGAGCAGGTGATGGAGCTGGAAAAGTATCGCTCAGACCTGGTCGGTGAGAAGCGGAAAAGCTTAAAGGAGCTGCGGAAGGAGCGCCGACACGCGAAAAAGCTGCTGCGCGAAAAACAGGAGGCAAAGGCGAAGGCGAAGGCGAaagccactgctgctgctgatggtgatgatgatgatgatgaggaaggTGAGCATGCTTCCGGTGAAAATGGTGAAGCGGCAGATGAGCAAGACGGTGCACAGGAAGAACAGTCCGAAAACGTTGCAACCCCGGCAACGGAGAAGACTAAAAAGAAGCGACGAGTTAGGCCGACGAAAATGAACCCAGCGATGGCACGGAAACAGGCCAagctggagctgctggagcggaaaagggaagaaaagatGAAACTGTTGAAGGAGCggctgaagaagaaaaagaataaagcTCCGTCCGATGCAGAAACGGACGCCGTCCCACAGCTCGTGCCAATCGCGCAACCGGAGGTACCGGCGGAAGTTGCCAGCAGTAAAGCGAAGAAGCTTAAGCCAGCACCTGTACCAACGGCGATCGAGGCGACAGCCGAGAGCGAAGCAACAACACCCACAGCGAGCggcaaaaagaagcaacaggGCAAGGTAAAACCGACCGCACCAAAACCCGACAGCAAACCGTTCGAAACGAAGGACGAATGGTCGGAACCGCTGAAGGAGGGCGAGGAGGAGTATTTCATACCCGCGCGCAAAATGACACCGATTACCGCCAGGCTGGAAAAGCCACCGAAGGCAGCGGCAAAGGTAAACCTTGGCAAGCGGGTTGCGTCCGGAGGCGCGACAGACGATGGAGAGGAACCGGTTACGCCGGCCAGAAAGCGGGTTAAGATTGCGCTGAACAAAAACGTCGCCCAGGATCTGGTGGAGCACATCAAGCAGGTGAAAAGTTCGCCCCAGCTACCGTTCGACTCGGCCAAAAAGCCTTCCAAGAGCCTGCTCAAGCCGAACCTCATTCCCAGCCCGATCAATCCGTTCTACAAGAAAAAGTTTGGTCTGAAGTAA
- the LOC120893893 gene encoding gamma-aminobutyric acid receptor-associated protein, translated as MKFQYKEEHPFEKRKAEGDKIRRKYPDRVPVIVEKAPKARIDDLDKKKYLVPSDLTVGQFYFLIRKRIHLRPEDALFFFVNNVIPPTSATMGSLYHEHHEEDYFLYIAYSDENVYGSGSSSSSSTADSSN; from the exons ATGAAGTTCCAGTACAAGGAAGAGCACCCGTTCGAGAAGCGAAAGGCCGAGGGCGACAAAATTCGACGCAAATATCCAGACCGTGTGCCT GTGATCGTCGAGAAGGCACCGAAAGCTCGCATCGATGACCTGGACAAGAAGAAGTACCTAGTCCCGTCCGACCTGACCGTCGGCCAGTTCTACTTCCTGATTCGCAAACGCATCCATCTCCGCCCGGAAGATGCGCTGTTTTTCTTCGTGAACAACGTCATTCCGCCGACGTCGGCCACCATGGGCTCGCTGTACCACGAGCATCACGAGGAGGACTACTTCCTCTACATTGCCTACTCGGATGAGAATGTTTACggtagcggcagcagcagcagcagcagcaccgctgACAGCAGCAACTAA
- the LOC120893891 gene encoding 5'-AMP-activated protein kinase catalytic subunit alpha-2-like, whose translation MADKGSQPGGTPQPLVKIGHYILGATLGTGSFGKVKIGEHQVTKHKVAVKILNRQKIKSLDVVGKIRREIQNLKLFRHPHIIKLYQVISTPTDIFMIMEYVSGGELFDYIVKNGKLQESEARRFFQQIISGVDYCHRHMIVHRDLKPENLLLDHNRHVKIADFGLSNMMLDGEFLRTSCGSPNYAAPEVISGKLYAGPEVDIWSCGVILYALLCGTLPFDDEHVPTLFRKIKSGVFPIPEYLNKQVVSLLCQMLQVDPLKRATVEEIKKHEWFQKDLPAYLFPSPVEQDSSVVDTNAIREVCEKFSVKEHEVHNALLSGDPHDQLAIAYHLIIDNKRIADEAAKAELKEFYVAGSPPPPGADSKFGTPLGPGSIAPTQAGTPSEPFKSPSIHPERIAPLRERPVTAAQNMPVPTLSTMSPSAVMPIDKHRGTPVKRAKWHLGIRSQSKPNDIMLEVYRAMKALDFEWKIINPYHVRVRKYNARNDKHVKMSLQLYQVDPKNYLLDFKSLTNDEVEQGDDVIMESLTPPPPVGFGGMGIPSNHQPSGHHTMEFFEMCGALIAQLAR comes from the exons ATGGCCGATAAAGGTTCGCAGCCAGGCGGGACGCCCCAGCCGCTGGTGAAGATAGGCCACTACATACTGGGCGCTACCCTTGGCACGGGCTCGTTCGGAAAGGTCAAGATTGGCGAGCACCAGGTGACGAAGCACAAGGTGGCGGTGAAGATACTGAACCGGCAGAAGATCAAAAGCCTGGACGTGGTGGGCAAGATTCGGCGCGAGATCCAGAACCTGAAGCTGTTCCGCCATCCGCACATCATCAAGCTGTACCAGGTGATTTCGACGCCGACCGACATTTTCATGATCATGGAGTACGTGAGCGGGGGCGAGCTGTTCGACTACATCGTCAAGAACGGCAAGCTGCAGGAATCGGAGGCGCGCCGCTTCTTCCAGCAGATCATTTCCGGCGTCGACTACTGCCACCGGCACATGATTGTGCATCGCGATTTGAAGCCGGAAAACTTGCTGCTCGATCACAATCGTCACGTGAAG ATTGCAGATTTCGGACTATCGAACATGATGCTGGATGGCGAGTTTTTGCGCACCTCGTGCGGCTCGCCAAACTACGCCGCACCGGAGGTAATCTCCGGCAAGCTGTACGCCGGACCGGAGGTGGACATTTGGTCGTGCGGCGTCATACTGTACGCGCTGCTCTGCGGCACGCTGCCGTTCGATGACGAGCACGTGCCGACGCTGTTCCGCAAGATCAAGTCGGGCGTGTTTCCCATTCCGGAGTATCTGAACAAGCAGGTGGTGAGCCTGCTGTGCCAGATGCTGCAGGTCGATCCGCTGAAGCGCGCGACGGTGGAGGAGATCAAGAAGCACGAATGGTTCCAGAAGGATCTGCCGGCGTACCTGTTCCCGTCGCCGGTCGAGCAGGACAGCAGCGTGGTGGACACGAACGCGATCCGCGAGGTGTGCGAAAAGTTCAGCGTGAAGGAGCACGAGGTACACAATGCGCTGCTGAGCGGCGACCCGCACGATCAGCTCGCGATCGCGTACCATCTGATCATTGACAACAAGCGCATCGCGGACGAGGCGGCCAAGGCGGAGCTGAAGGAGTTTTACGTGGCCGGCAGCCCGCCACCGCCCGGTGCGGACAGCAAGTTCGGCACGCCGCTCGGCCCGGGCTCGATCGCCCCGACCCAGGCCGGCACGCCGAGCGAACCGTTCAAATCGCCCTCGATACACCCGGAACGTATTGCACCGCTGCGGGAGCGGCCGGTCACGGCGGCCCAGAACATGCCGGTGCCCACGCTCAGCACCATGTCGCCGTCGGCCGTGATGCCGATCGACAAGCATCGCGGCACGCCGGTCAAGCGGGCCAAGTGGCACCTGGGGATACGGTCGCAGTCGAAACCGAACGACATCATGCTGGAGGTGTACCGGGCGATGAAGGCGCTCGACTTTGAGTGGAAAATCATCAACCCGTACCATGTGCGCGTGCGCAAGTACAATGCGCGCAACGACAAGCACGTGAAGATGTCGCTCCAGCTGTACCAGGTCGATCCGAAGAACTATCTGCTGGACTTTAAGTCGCTGACGAACGACGAGGTGGAGCAGGGCGACGATGTGATCATGGAGAGCCTGACGCCACCGCCCCCGGTCGGGTTCGGGGGGATGGGCATTCCCTCCAACCATCAGCCGAGCGGCCACCACACGATGGAGTTTTTCGAGATGTGCGGTGCGCTGATTGCGCAGCTGGCCCGCTAA
- the LOC120898858 gene encoding uncharacterized protein LOC120898858, which produces MTSQHNYTNPAFCQQSEFYTPPKTPGMAGSLMSVAATTTTSSSMATRRNEQLTRSYNRISSKIVNRQHSIASFDQRTRAGGSPMPGKPLVNARLLDRYGPVGGNGTQQQQQPQSLGGGSTSGSRYALVPVEEIPFNVVRKYSVVNETQLSLGVTSSASRSEEFLDRVGSVPNLNGGGRMMVRDPNRNGALNRTQEAAVGEEEDDDREDDDGDGGVHNLSDQFRSLPPMMSSHSTALDQHSGSRLKNAFSSDFGSKSFILYDQRNNQRFEMVPTEEDEELVDDNQEIIQMHNGRAHRYAIIPSIADDEDETCLSNGGVTDEPPTAIHRTPSSLSQQQQQQQQQHCGGVSAVSVSRRETPNPPKPPGRAGSVTSTPSKVHPGQQQREETTPKKNAATQKLHELLTTPQKTPKQWRGTGYPAAPSPFSACNTPNTTPRRAAMAAVASGPPAMMISSTPKQKQPPQQHQHYQQQQQQQQLQPMVIPTTAIISPRLNSDIYSEKPLPLDPEKQPASWATSPDGTKSWRKMANASATIGAVSLMLILCGFMNSGLSLYMTAKLGREFYLDMGILAGFSAIALGILGFKSRQCDWLPNRNYMSGFVLVTIFSLLNCCAEVILMTMHPYPGTPLNDVTTGIILGLSSLIILLISLGAITSRWCRAPPPDNRIDVYTAGP; this is translated from the exons atgaCGTCCCAGCATAACTACACCAATCCGGCGTTCTGCCAACAGAGCGAGTTCTACACCCCGCCCAAGACGCCGGGGATGGCGGGTTCGCTGATGTCGGTTGcggctaccaccaccaccagcagctccATGGCAACGCGGCGCAACGAGCAGCTAACGCGCTCGTACAATCGCATCTCGTCGAAGATCGTCAACCGGCAGCACAGTATCGCCTCCTTTGACCAACGCACACGGGCAGGCGGTTCACCGATGCCGGGCAAACCGTTGGTAAATGCGCGTCTGCTAGACCGGTACGGTCCCGTCGGTGGCAACGGaacccaacagcagcagcaaccacaatCGCTCGGTGGTGGCAGCACTAGCGGTAGCCGTTACGCGTTAGTTCCGGTGGAGGAAATACCCTTCAACGTGGTGCGCAAGTACAGTGTCGTCAACGAGACGCAGCTGTCGCTCGGTGTAACCAGCAGTGCTTCGCGCAGCGAGGAATTTCTCGATCGCGTCGGCAGCGTGCCGAATCTGAACGGTGGTGGTCGGATGATGGTGCGAGATCCGAACCGGAATGGTGCGCTGAATCGTACGCAGGAAGCAGCGGTGGGCGAAGAGGAAGACGACGATCGTGAGGAcgacgatggtgatggtggtgtgcaCAATCTGTCCGATCAGTTCCGCAGCCTGCCACCGATGATGTCGTCCCATTCGACCGCACTCGATCAGCATTCGGGGTCGCGGTTAAAGAACGCTTTCTCGTCCGACTTTGGTTCGAAATCGTTCATCCTGTACGATCAGCGCAACAACCAGCGCTTCGAGATGGTACCGaccgaggaggacgaggagctgGTGGACGACAATCAGGAGATCATACAGATGCACAACGGGCGGGCCCATCGGTACGCCATCATACCGAGCATTGCGGACGATGAGGACGAAACCTGTCTCAGCAACGGAGGCGTAACGGACGAACCCCCGACGGCCATTCATCGCACTCCGTCGTCGCTgtctcagcagcagcagcagcaacagcagcagcactgtgGAGGCGTGTCTGCTGTGTCCGTGTCCCGGCGCGAAACGCCCAACCCGCCCAAACCACCCGGCAGGGCAGGATCCGTCACTAGCACCCCCTCGAAAGTGCACCCGGGGCAGCAGCAGAGGGAGGAAACGACACCGAAGAAAAATGCCGCCACCCAAAAGCTGCACGAGCTGCTTACCACGCCGCAGAAGACGCCGAAGCAGTGGCGCGGTACAGGCTATCCCGCCGCCCCGTCACCGTTCAGCGCCTGCAACACTCCCAACACAACGCCCCGCCGGGCGGCAATGGCTGCCGTCGCGTCCGGTCCACCGGCAATGATGATATCCAGCACACCGAAGCAAAAGCAACCACCACAACAGCACCAacactaccagcagcagcagcagcagcagcagctgcaaccgATGGTCATTCCGACGACGGCCATCATAAGCCCACGGCTAAACTCGGACATCTACAGCGAAAAACCGCTGCCGCTGGATCCGGAGAAGCAGCCGGCTAGCTGGGCCACGTCCCCGGACGGTACCAAGTCGTGGCGCAAGATGGCGAACGCGTCCGCCACGATCGGGGCCGTCTCGCTGATGCTGATCCTGTGCGGGTTCATGAACTCGGGGCTCAGCCTGTACATGACGGCGAAGCTGGGCCGCGAGTTTTACCTCGACATGGGCATACTGGCGGGCTTTTCCGCGATCGCGCTCGGCATACTGGGCTTCAAGTCGCGCCAGTGCGACTGGCTGCCGAACCGGAACTACATGTCGG GTTTCGTATTGGTCACGATCTTTTCGCTGCTGAACTGCTGCGCCGAAGTGATACTGATGACGATGCACCCCTATCCCGGGACGCCGCTGAACGATGTCACTACGGGGATTATTCTGGGACTGTCGTCGTTAATAATTCTGCTGATCAGTCTCGGTGCGATCACTTCCCGCTGGTGTCGTGCACCGCCGCCGGACAATCGTATCGATGTGTACACCGCGGGTCCGTAA